In a genomic window of Variovorax paradoxus:
- a CDS encoding LysR family transcriptional regulator — protein sequence MALDGRLLSNVSVLAAVVDSGSFAKAADALGVTPSGVSRAIARLEARIGVRLLDRTTRSLGLTDEGRELYASINPLVLGIEDAVTRASGSAGAVQGRLRVNVDAFTSRLLLAPHIHRFVERHPQLSLELIARDQLGDLVGEGFDIALRFGTPPASSLVARKLIETRVATVAAPGYLARHGRPAKPAELARHVCIQVRDPLTGQPFAWEFRRGRKAIEVPTAGRLLLTDPGTILGACVAGAGIAQIKALGIQELLDAGQLVDLFPDWPDERFSLHVLYPSRHLPAAKVRAFIGFVEEVLAPRAAG from the coding sequence ATGGCTCTCGACGGACGACTGCTCTCCAACGTCAGCGTGCTCGCCGCCGTCGTCGACAGCGGCAGCTTCGCCAAGGCGGCCGATGCACTGGGCGTCACGCCCTCGGGCGTGAGCCGGGCCATCGCGCGGCTCGAGGCGCGCATCGGCGTGCGGCTGCTCGACCGCACCACGCGCTCGCTGGGCCTGACCGACGAGGGCCGCGAGCTCTACGCCAGCATCAATCCGCTGGTGCTCGGCATCGAGGACGCGGTGACGCGCGCCAGCGGCTCCGCGGGCGCGGTGCAGGGCCGGCTGCGCGTCAACGTCGACGCCTTCACCTCGCGGCTGCTGCTGGCGCCGCACATCCACCGCTTCGTCGAGCGGCATCCGCAGCTCTCGCTCGAGCTCATCGCGCGCGACCAGCTCGGCGACCTCGTGGGCGAGGGCTTCGACATCGCGCTGCGCTTCGGCACGCCGCCGGCCTCCTCGCTGGTGGCGCGCAAGCTGATCGAGACCCGCGTCGCGACCGTGGCCGCACCCGGCTACCTCGCGCGCCACGGCCGGCCCGCGAAGCCGGCCGAGCTCGCCCGGCATGTCTGCATCCAGGTGCGCGATCCGCTGACCGGCCAGCCCTTCGCCTGGGAGTTCCGCCGCGGCCGCAAGGCCATCGAGGTGCCGACCGCGGGCCGGCTGCTGCTGACCGATCCCGGCACCATCCTCGGCGCCTGCGTCGCGGGCGCGGGCATCGCGCAGATCAAGGCGCTGGGCATCCAGGAACTGCTCGATGCGGGGCAACTGGTCGACCTCTTTCCCGACTGGCCCGACGAGCGCTTCTCGCTGCACGTGCTCTATCCCTCGCGCCACCTGCCGGCCGCCAAGGTGCGCGCCTTCATCGGCTTCGTCGAGGAGGTGCTGGCGCCGCGCGCCGCGGGCTGA
- a CDS encoding NAD(P)H-binding protein, with amino-acid sequence MHAITGITGKVGGAAARALLASGQKVRAVVRDGYKARPWAALGCEVAVAEMEDADALARAFADCTGVFVLPPPCFDPLPGYPEARASIAAVRQALEVARPARVVCLSTVGAQAAQPNLLSQRSLMEEALSPLPLPLALLRPAWFLDNLAWDVAPARERGVLPGFLQPLDRPMPMVSTLDVGRVAAELLQENWQGRRVVELEGPTRVTQHEIAAAFARVLGRPVQAEAVPRQTWGALFREQGMRDPVPRIQMLDGFNEGWIAFEGDAASVRKGRVTLEDVVRQLVAG; translated from the coding sequence ATGCATGCCATCACTGGAATCACGGGCAAGGTCGGCGGTGCCGCCGCGCGCGCCCTGCTCGCTTCGGGCCAGAAAGTCCGCGCCGTCGTGCGCGATGGCTACAAGGCCCGGCCCTGGGCCGCGCTCGGTTGCGAGGTCGCCGTCGCCGAGATGGAAGACGCCGACGCGCTGGCGCGCGCCTTCGCCGATTGCACCGGCGTGTTCGTGCTGCCGCCGCCGTGCTTCGATCCGCTGCCGGGCTATCCCGAGGCACGCGCATCCATCGCCGCGGTGCGCCAGGCGCTCGAGGTGGCGCGGCCCGCGCGCGTGGTCTGCCTCTCGACCGTGGGGGCGCAGGCCGCGCAGCCGAACCTGCTGAGCCAGCGCTCGCTGATGGAAGAAGCGCTGTCGCCCCTGCCGCTGCCGCTCGCGCTGCTGCGGCCGGCCTGGTTCCTCGACAACCTGGCCTGGGACGTGGCCCCGGCGCGCGAACGCGGCGTGCTGCCCGGCTTCCTGCAGCCGCTCGATCGGCCGATGCCGATGGTCTCGACGCTCGACGTGGGCCGCGTGGCCGCCGAACTGCTGCAGGAGAACTGGCAGGGCCGGCGTGTGGTCGAGCTCGAGGGCCCGACGCGCGTGACGCAGCACGAGATCGCCGCCGCCTTCGCGCGCGTGCTCGGCCGGCCGGTGCAGGCCGAGGCCGTGCCGCGCCAGACCTGGGGCGCGCTGTTCCGCGAACAGGGCATGCGCGACCCGGTGCCGCGCATCCAGATGCTCGACGGCTTCAACGAGGGCTGGATCGCGTTCGAGGGCGACGCTGCCTCGGTGCGCAAGGGGCGCGTGACGCTCGAGGACGTGGTGCGCCAGCTCGTGGCCGGCTGA
- a CDS encoding ATP-binding cassette domain-containing protein, producing MIDVDLKLTVTDGSRRFDLAARFSTDVPFAALYGPSGAGKSLTLQAIAGLLRPTGGHVRLDGRTLYDAAGGVDVPASERRVGYLFQNYALFPHLTVRQNVAFGLTSWRRRRLPPDEAENVQSLLERFGLAALADSRPQKLSGGQQQRVALARALACRPQVLLLDEPFAALNPMLRAELREELAEVRRAWGIPVLMITHDIEDVLALADVAFVYNDGQVVREIDLHTAESRELSLREAAGVPVVADTPLRSKLRGLLMQDAPGA from the coding sequence ATGATTGATGTCGATCTGAAGCTCACGGTCACCGACGGCAGCCGCCGCTTCGACCTGGCCGCGCGCTTCTCGACCGACGTTCCCTTCGCCGCGCTCTACGGTCCCTCGGGCGCCGGCAAGTCGCTGACCCTGCAGGCCATCGCCGGCCTGCTGCGTCCCACGGGCGGCCATGTGCGGCTCGACGGCCGCACGCTCTACGACGCCGCCGGCGGCGTCGACGTGCCGGCCTCCGAGCGGCGCGTGGGCTACCTGTTCCAGAACTACGCGCTGTTCCCGCACCTCACGGTGCGCCAGAACGTGGCCTTCGGCCTGACCTCCTGGCGCCGCCGGCGCCTGCCGCCCGACGAGGCCGAGAACGTGCAGTCGCTGCTCGAGCGCTTCGGCCTCGCGGCGCTGGCCGACAGCCGGCCGCAGAAGCTCTCGGGCGGCCAGCAGCAGCGCGTGGCGCTGGCGCGTGCGCTGGCCTGCCGGCCGCAGGTGCTGCTGCTCGACGAACCCTTCGCCGCGCTCAACCCGATGCTGCGCGCCGAACTGCGCGAAGAACTCGCCGAGGTGCGCCGCGCCTGGGGCATCCCGGTGCTGATGATCACGCACGACATCGAGGACGTGCTCGCGCTGGCCGACGTGGCCTTCGTCTACAACGACGGCCAGGTGGTGCGCGAGATCGACCTGCACACGGCCGAGAGCCGCGAGCTCTCGCTGCGCGAGGCGGCCGGCGTGCCGGTCGTGGCGGACACGCCGCTGCGCAGCAAGCTGCGCGGGCTGCTGATGCAGGACGCGCCGGGCGCCTGA
- the modA gene encoding molybdate ABC transporter substrate-binding protein, translating to MRSIRALSSLALASVLALAIPIGAAAQQITVSAAASLTDAFKEIGPKFEAAKAGTTVRFNFAASGVLLQQIGQGAPVDVFASADQETMNRGVEQKHIDTDTRKNFVSNSLVLIEPSKDGVGVKSLQDLAGPAVKKIAVGKTATVPVGRYTKQVLDAANLWTTLEPKFVQADSVRQVLDYVGRGEVEAGFVYRTDAAVMGDKVKIVLTPSGNSPVTYPIAVVAESKQKAVAKDFIDFLSSDAAREVLTRYGFGKP from the coding sequence ATGCGTTCCATCCGCGCCTTGTCGTCCCTCGCCCTCGCTTCCGTCCTCGCCCTGGCGATTCCGATCGGGGCCGCCGCGCAGCAGATCACCGTCTCGGCCGCGGCCAGCCTGACCGACGCCTTCAAGGAGATCGGTCCCAAGTTCGAGGCCGCGAAGGCCGGCACCACGGTGCGCTTCAATTTCGCCGCCTCGGGCGTGCTGCTGCAGCAGATCGGCCAGGGCGCGCCGGTCGACGTGTTCGCGAGCGCGGACCAGGAGACCATGAACCGCGGCGTCGAGCAGAAGCACATCGACACCGATACGCGCAAGAACTTCGTCAGCAACAGCCTGGTGCTGATCGAGCCGTCGAAGGACGGCGTGGGCGTCAAGAGCCTGCAGGACCTGGCCGGCCCGGCCGTGAAGAAGATCGCCGTCGGCAAGACAGCCACCGTGCCGGTCGGCCGCTACACCAAGCAGGTCCTCGATGCCGCCAACCTCTGGACCACGCTAGAGCCCAAGTTCGTGCAGGCCGACAGCGTGCGCCAGGTGCTCGACTACGTGGGCCGCGGCGAGGTCGAGGCCGGCTTCGTCTACCGCACCGACGCGGCCGTGATGGGCGACAAGGTCAAGATCGTGCTCACGCCCAGCGGCAACAGCCCCGTGACCTACCCGATCGCCGTGGTGGCCGAGAGCAAGCAGAAGGCCGTGGCCAAGGACTTCATCGATTTCCTCTCGAGCGACGCGGCACGGGAGGTGCTCACGCGCTATGGTTTCGGCAAACCATGA
- the modB gene encoding molybdate ABC transporter permease subunit, with translation MNTTQSLITQTDWHPLVLSIQVASVATLLALVVGLALGWLFARKHFWGHSVLEAVFMLPLVLPPTVIGYGILVVAGRRSPLGAWLREHFDYTIIFSWHGAVVASAVVALPLVLKSASAAFAGVDRSLEAAASTLRQSRFSVFVRVTLPLAWPGILAGTLLAFARAMGEFGASLMVAGSIPQQTQTLSMAIYDAVQAGHDDLALLLVIVTSLLSITVLVLSNRFFSLR, from the coding sequence ATGAACACGACGCAATCGCTCATCACGCAGACCGACTGGCATCCGCTGGTGCTGTCGATCCAGGTCGCCAGCGTGGCGACGCTGCTCGCGCTGGTCGTCGGGCTGGCCCTGGGCTGGCTGTTCGCGCGCAAGCATTTCTGGGGCCATAGCGTGCTCGAGGCGGTGTTCATGCTGCCGCTGGTGCTGCCGCCCACGGTCATCGGCTACGGCATCCTGGTGGTGGCGGGCCGGCGCAGCCCGCTCGGGGCGTGGCTGCGCGAGCACTTCGACTACACCATCATCTTCAGCTGGCATGGCGCCGTGGTGGCCTCGGCCGTGGTCGCGCTGCCGCTGGTGCTCAAGTCGGCCAGCGCCGCTTTCGCGGGCGTCGACCGCTCGCTCGAGGCCGCGGCCAGCACCTTGCGCCAGTCGCGCTTCTCGGTGTTCGTGCGCGTCACCCTGCCGCTGGCCTGGCCCGGCATCCTGGCCGGCACGCTGCTGGCGTTCGCGCGCGCCATGGGCGAGTTCGGCGCCTCGCTGATGGTGGCCGGCTCGATCCCGCAACAGACCCAGACCCTGTCGATGGCGATCTACGACGCCGTGCAGGCCGGCCACGACGACCTCGCGCTGCTGCTGGTGATCGTGACCTCGCTGCTGTCGATCACGGTGCTGGTGCTGTCCAACCGCTTCTTTTCCCTTCGCTGA
- a CDS encoding nitroreductase — translation MRWRHMTGAERILEVLLTRRSVSPRRLRPPGPNPEELDGLLQAGLRAPDHGALHPWRVIEFRPASREALADCFEQEKLRRDPLASPADLGRAREHALRPPLLLAFVVSPRARSQVPAREQWLSAGAALGNILSAAHQLGYGAIVLSGERCFDETLARQLGVQPGEELVGFISVGTIAEAPPQPRETLSQNVWSCWQGEAPWVASPGALPPPPEAG, via the coding sequence ATGAGGTGGCGCCACATGACGGGTGCCGAGCGCATCCTCGAAGTGCTGCTGACGCGGCGTTCGGTCTCGCCGCGCCGGCTGCGGCCGCCCGGCCCCAATCCCGAGGAACTCGACGGCCTGCTGCAGGCCGGCCTGCGCGCGCCCGACCATGGCGCGCTGCACCCCTGGCGCGTGATCGAGTTCAGGCCCGCGAGCCGCGAGGCCCTGGCCGACTGCTTCGAACAGGAGAAGCTGCGGCGCGACCCGCTCGCGAGCCCCGCCGACCTGGGCCGCGCGCGCGAGCACGCGTTGCGGCCGCCGCTGCTGCTGGCCTTCGTGGTGTCGCCGCGCGCGCGCAGCCAGGTGCCCGCGCGCGAGCAGTGGCTCAGTGCCGGCGCGGCGCTCGGCAACATCCTGAGCGCGGCGCACCAGCTCGGCTACGGCGCGATCGTGCTGAGCGGCGAGCGCTGCTTCGACGAGACGCTGGCGCGCCAGCTCGGCGTGCAGCCCGGCGAGGAGCTGGTCGGCTTCATCAGCGTGGGCACGATCGCGGAAGCACCGCCGCAGCCGCGCGAGACACTGTCGCAGAACGTATGGTCGTGCTGGCAGGGCGAGGCGCCGTGGGTGGCGTCGCCCGGCGCGCTACCGCCGCCGCCGGAAGCCGGCTAG
- the tsaA gene encoding tRNA (N6-threonylcarbamoyladenosine(37)-N6)-methyltransferase TrmO, protein MSAEARDQIVLRSVGVVRSRFTEATGMPIQTAGAPEETGRVEVHPEFVPGLRDIEGFDYLILITRLHACENEKLEVVPFLDDSSHGVFATRAPARPNRLGLSIVRLTAVEGRILHFSGNDMMDGTPVLDIKPYVPRFDVRETERVGWFSARLERLPDTRSDDRMR, encoded by the coding sequence ATGAGCGCCGAAGCGCGCGACCAGATCGTGCTGCGCTCCGTGGGCGTGGTGCGCAGCCGCTTCACCGAGGCCACCGGCATGCCGATCCAGACCGCGGGCGCGCCCGAGGAGACGGGCCGCGTCGAGGTCCATCCAGAATTCGTGCCGGGGCTGCGCGACATCGAGGGCTTCGACTACCTGATCCTGATCACGCGGCTGCATGCCTGCGAGAACGAGAAGCTCGAGGTCGTGCCCTTCCTCGACGACAGTTCGCACGGCGTCTTCGCCACGCGCGCGCCCGCGCGGCCCAATCGGCTGGGGCTGTCGATCGTGCGGCTCACGGCGGTGGAGGGCCGCATCCTGCACTTCAGCGGCAACGACATGATGGACGGCACCCCGGTGCTCGACATCAAGCCCTACGTGCCGCGCTTCGACGTGCGCGAGACCGAGCGCGTGGGCTGGTTCAGCGCGCGGCTCGAGCGGCTGCCCGACACGCGCTCCGACGACCGGATGCGCTAG
- a CDS encoding winged helix-turn-helix domain-containing protein: protein MKSKVQFRLRVYRDDVIAIGPGKIAVLEAVAETGSISGAARLLGMSYRRAWMLIDEMNHALSSPAVNTAAGGSHGGGTALTPVGEEIVKHYRAIENAARLATAADIRALTRLLAP from the coding sequence ATGAAATCCAAAGTCCAGTTCCGCCTGCGCGTCTACCGCGACGACGTCATCGCCATCGGCCCCGGCAAGATCGCCGTGCTCGAGGCCGTGGCCGAGACCGGCTCGATCTCGGGCGCGGCCCGGCTGCTGGGCATGTCGTACCGGCGTGCCTGGATGCTGATCGACGAGATGAACCATGCGCTGAGCTCGCCCGCGGTGAACACCGCCGCCGGCGGTTCGCATGGCGGCGGCACCGCGCTCACGCCGGTGGGCGAGGAGATCGTCAAGCACTACCGCGCGATCGAGAACGCCGCGCGGCTCGCCACGGCCGCCGACATCCGCGCGCTCACGAGGCTGCTCGCGCCATGA
- a CDS encoding OFA family MFS transporter: MAGSTAGVLEGDRIQGSGAAPGFLDKERIIAGPGYNRWLVPPAALAIHLCIGMAYGFSVFWLPLSKALATAGTGAQACAREMSFFAELFATNCDWRVATLGWMYTLFFVFLGCSAALWGGWLERAGPRKAGVVSAVCWCGGMLLSALGIHLHQFWLMILGSGVIGGIGLGLGYISPVSTLIKWFPDRRGMATGMAIMGFGGGAMIGSPLAVDLMKRFSNAHDVGVMQTFVVMAIGYFVFMMAGALGYRVPPTGWKPAGWTPPPAQAGNAMITQRHVHVKKVWGIPQFWLVWLVLCMNVSAGIGVIGISSPMLQEVFGGALIDLPGKFGELDKTQLAAIAVVAGGFTALLSLFNIGGRFVWASLSDKLGRKLTYTVFFVLGAVLYASIPSSAGAGSKLLFVGACCIIVSMYGGGFSTVPAYLADLFGTQFVGAIHGRLLTAWATAGILGPVVVNYMREYQLGLGLPREQVYNQTMYILVGMLAIGFIANLLVRPVADKHFMSDAELAIEKKLAHEKAAASEVGEGSGRADTVSPAVVVLAWAAVGIPLAWGVYKTLISAAKFFH; encoded by the coding sequence ATGGCAGGTTCAACTGCAGGCGTTCTCGAGGGAGATCGCATCCAGGGCTCGGGCGCAGCGCCCGGCTTCCTCGACAAGGAACGCATCATCGCCGGCCCCGGCTACAACCGCTGGCTGGTCCCGCCTGCAGCATTGGCCATCCACCTGTGCATCGGCATGGCCTATGGCTTCTCGGTGTTCTGGCTGCCGCTGTCGAAGGCGCTCGCCACCGCCGGCACCGGCGCCCAGGCCTGCGCGCGCGAGATGAGCTTCTTCGCCGAGCTGTTCGCCACGAACTGCGATTGGCGTGTGGCCACGCTGGGCTGGATGTACACCCTGTTCTTCGTCTTCCTCGGCTGCTCGGCGGCCCTGTGGGGCGGCTGGCTCGAACGCGCGGGTCCGCGCAAGGCCGGCGTCGTGTCGGCCGTGTGCTGGTGCGGCGGCATGCTGCTGTCGGCGCTGGGCATCCACCTGCACCAGTTCTGGCTCATGATCCTCGGCTCGGGCGTCATCGGCGGCATCGGGCTGGGCCTGGGCTATATCTCGCCGGTCAGCACGCTCATCAAGTGGTTCCCCGACCGCCGCGGCATGGCCACCGGCATGGCCATCATGGGCTTCGGCGGCGGCGCGATGATCGGCTCGCCGCTCGCGGTCGACCTCATGAAGCGCTTCTCCAACGCCCACGACGTCGGCGTGATGCAGACCTTCGTCGTGATGGCCATCGGCTACTTCGTCTTCATGATGGCCGGCGCGCTCGGCTACCGCGTGCCGCCCACGGGCTGGAAGCCGGCCGGCTGGACGCCGCCGCCCGCGCAGGCCGGCAACGCCATGATCACGCAGCGCCACGTGCACGTGAAGAAGGTCTGGGGCATTCCGCAGTTCTGGCTCGTGTGGCTGGTGCTGTGCATGAACGTGAGCGCCGGCATCGGCGTGATCGGCATCTCCTCGCCGATGCTGCAGGAAGTGTTCGGCGGCGCGCTGATCGACCTGCCGGGCAAGTTCGGCGAACTCGACAAGACCCAGCTCGCGGCCATCGCGGTCGTGGCCGGCGGCTTCACCGCGCTGCTGTCGCTGTTCAACATCGGCGGGCGCTTCGTCTGGGCCAGCCTGTCCGACAAGCTCGGCCGCAAGCTCACCTACACCGTGTTCTTCGTGCTCGGCGCGGTGCTCTACGCGAGCATCCCCTCGTCGGCCGGCGCGGGCAGCAAGCTGCTGTTCGTGGGCGCGTGCTGCATCATCGTCTCGATGTACGGCGGCGGTTTCTCCACGGTGCCGGCCTACCTGGCCGACCTGTTCGGCACCCAGTTCGTGGGCGCCATCCATGGCCGCCTGCTGACGGCCTGGGCCACGGCCGGCATCCTCGGCCCGGTGGTCGTGAACTACATGCGCGAGTACCAGCTCGGCCTGGGCCTGCCGCGCGAGCAGGTCTACAACCAGACCATGTACATCCTCGTGGGCATGCTGGCGATCGGCTTCATCGCCAACCTGCTGGTGCGCCCGGTGGCCGACAAGCACTTCATGAGCGATGCCGAACTCGCCATCGAGAAGAAGCTCGCGCACGAGAAGGCCGCGGCCTCCGAAGTGGGCGAGGGCTCGGGCCGTGCCGACACGGTGAGCCCGGCGGTCGTGGTGCTGGCGTGGGCGGCGGTGGGCATTCCGCTGGCCTGGGGCGTCTACAAGACGCTGATCAGCGCGGCCAAGTTCTTCCACTGA
- a CDS encoding LysR family transcriptional regulator, translating into MNLLASMRYLVALSEHKHFGRAAAACHITQPALSNALRALESEFGVVIVKRARVYVGLTHEGERVLATAQRMLRDNEVLLQELRSEAGEPRGSLRMAAVPTAIPMLSRFAAMLHQRHPGIVPGVISMSSQELETGLESLSVDLALGYTERMHMPGIKLTAWPQSIEHYFLLRRAAVPSDDQLRIGKPLAWSEAATLPLCLLTPDMHNRAIVDQALREAVGTVVAPAIETNSVLALVLAVIAGTVSSVLPGAMVAAVRSYRELEALPLVAPEILTPIGFMTQDGVRASRALEAALAFLQTPEWLAQAALHSGTLGE; encoded by the coding sequence ATGAACCTACTCGCCTCCATGCGCTACCTCGTAGCCCTCAGCGAACACAAGCATTTCGGCCGAGCCGCCGCCGCCTGCCACATCACCCAGCCCGCGCTGTCCAACGCCCTGCGCGCGCTCGAATCCGAATTCGGCGTCGTCATCGTCAAGCGCGCCCGCGTCTACGTCGGCCTCACGCACGAGGGCGAACGCGTGCTCGCCACCGCGCAACGCATGCTGCGCGACAACGAAGTGCTGCTGCAGGAATTGCGCAGCGAGGCCGGAGAACCGCGTGGCAGCCTGCGCATGGCGGCCGTGCCCACGGCGATACCCATGCTCTCGCGCTTCGCGGCCATGCTGCATCAGCGCCATCCGGGGATCGTGCCCGGCGTCATCTCCATGAGTTCGCAGGAGCTCGAGACCGGCCTCGAGAGCCTCTCGGTCGATCTTGCGCTCGGCTACACCGAGCGCATGCACATGCCCGGCATCAAGCTCACCGCCTGGCCGCAGAGCATCGAGCACTACTTTCTTTTGCGCCGGGCCGCCGTGCCCTCCGACGACCAACTGCGCATCGGCAAGCCCCTGGCCTGGTCCGAGGCCGCGACGCTGCCGCTTTGCCTGCTCACGCCCGACATGCACAACCGCGCCATCGTCGACCAGGCGCTGCGCGAAGCCGTCGGCACCGTCGTGGCACCGGCCATCGAGACCAACTCCGTGCTCGCGCTCGTGCTGGCCGTCATCGCCGGCACGGTCAGCAGCGTGCTGCCCGGCGCCATGGTGGCCGCCGTGCGCAGCTACCGCGAGCTCGAGGCCCTGCCGCTGGTGGCGCCCGAGATCCTCACCCCCATCGGCTTCATGACCCAGGACGGCGTGCGGGCCTCGCGCGCCCTCGAGGCCGCGCTGGCCTTCCTGCAGACGCCCGAGTGGCTCGCCCAGGCCGCGCTGCACAGCGGCACGCTGGGCGAATAG
- the apbC gene encoding iron-sulfur cluster carrier protein ApbC → MAITPEAISNALQSVSDPNTGKDFVSTRALKNLQISEGDVSFDIELGYPAKSQHAALRKALVAAAKTVPGVDNVSVNITTKVISHAVQRGVQLMPNVKNIVAVASGKGGVGKSTTAANLALALAAEGARVGLLDADIYGPSQPMMMGIEGRPESVDNKTMEPLENHGVQVMSIGFLVDADQAMIWRGPMATQALEQLLRQTNWKDLDYLIVDMPPGTGDIQLTLSQRVPMTGAVIVTTPQDIALLDAKKGIKMFEKVGVPILGLVENMAVHVCSNCGHVEHIFGTDGGKKLAEQDGMAYLGALPLSIDIRLQADSGKPTVVADPEGEIAGLYRAVALQVAVGIAEKAKDFSAKFPTITVSKST, encoded by the coding sequence ATGGCCATCACCCCCGAGGCGATCTCGAACGCCCTCCAGAGCGTCTCAGACCCCAACACCGGCAAGGACTTCGTGTCCACCCGCGCGCTCAAGAACCTGCAAATATCGGAGGGCGACGTGTCCTTCGACATCGAGCTCGGCTATCCCGCGAAGAGCCAGCACGCGGCGCTGCGCAAGGCGCTGGTGGCCGCGGCCAAGACGGTGCCGGGCGTGGACAACGTGTCGGTCAACATCACGACCAAGGTCATCAGCCACGCGGTGCAGCGCGGCGTGCAGCTGATGCCCAACGTGAAGAACATCGTGGCCGTGGCCTCGGGCAAGGGCGGCGTGGGCAAGAGCACCACCGCGGCCAACCTGGCGCTGGCGCTGGCGGCCGAGGGCGCGCGCGTGGGCCTGCTCGACGCCGACATCTACGGCCCGAGCCAGCCGATGATGATGGGCATCGAGGGCCGCCCCGAGAGCGTCGACAACAAGACCATGGAGCCGCTGGAGAACCACGGCGTGCAGGTGATGTCGATCGGCTTCCTGGTCGACGCCGACCAGGCCATGATCTGGCGCGGCCCGATGGCCACGCAGGCACTCGAGCAGCTGCTGCGCCAGACCAACTGGAAGGACCTCGACTACCTGATCGTCGACATGCCCCCGGGCACCGGCGACATCCAGCTCACGCTGAGCCAGCGCGTGCCGATGACCGGCGCGGTGATCGTGACCACGCCGCAGGACATCGCGCTGCTCGACGCCAAGAAGGGCATCAAGATGTTCGAGAAGGTCGGCGTGCCGATCCTCGGCCTGGTCGAGAACATGGCGGTGCACGTGTGCTCGAACTGCGGCCACGTCGAACACATCTTCGGTACCGATGGCGGCAAGAAGCTGGCCGAGCAGGACGGCATGGCCTACCTGGGCGCGCTGCCCTTGTCGATCGACATCCGGCTGCAGGCCGACAGCGGCAAGCCCACGGTGGTGGCCGATCCCGAGGGCGAGATCGCCGGGCTCTACCGTGCCGTGGCGCTGCAGGTGGCGGTGGGCATTGCCGAGAAGGCCAAGGATTTCTCGGCGAAGTTTCCGACGATCACGGTGAGCAAGAGTACCTAG
- a CDS encoding patatin-like phospholipase family protein, whose translation MPETSPATTGLLLTGGGARAAYQVGVLQAIAEIRRAAGAAGGGNPFPVITGTSAGAINAAVLACGADDFDAVVAHIAQFWGEFRAGQVYRADSLSVIGSGARWRMLLGLGRFAANWMRVKPRSLLDNTPLSEMLERMVPLDRLPKLMQQGHLRALAVTASSYSSGEHVTFFESGTPMAPWVRSQRLSVGCRISHAHLLASAAIPFVFPATALPMEGHTEYFGDGSMRQSAPIAAAIHLGAQRIVVIGAGRMHEPREAPAPNTHSGYPTMAQIAGHALSSIFLDALAVDIERLRRINHTLGLIPEEARAASALRPIDLLVISPSERLDVIAARHVDALPGAVRHLLGGSQVAADVKGGALASYLLFESGYTRELMALGHADAMRQREEVLRFFGWEETRQPESMAA comes from the coding sequence ATGCCAGAGACAAGCCCCGCGACGACCGGCCTGCTGCTCACCGGCGGTGGCGCCCGCGCCGCCTACCAGGTGGGGGTGCTGCAGGCCATCGCCGAGATCCGGCGCGCGGCCGGCGCCGCCGGTGGCGGCAACCCCTTCCCGGTCATCACCGGCACTTCGGCCGGCGCCATCAACGCGGCCGTGCTGGCCTGCGGCGCCGACGACTTCGATGCCGTGGTGGCCCACATCGCGCAGTTCTGGGGCGAGTTTCGCGCCGGCCAGGTCTACCGCGCCGACTCGCTGTCGGTCATCGGCAGCGGCGCGCGCTGGCGCATGCTGCTGGGCCTGGGGCGCTTCGCGGCCAACTGGATGCGCGTGAAGCCGCGCTCGCTGCTCGACAACACGCCGCTGTCGGAGATGCTCGAGCGCATGGTGCCGCTGGACCGCCTGCCGAAGCTGATGCAGCAGGGCCACCTGCGGGCGCTGGCGGTCACGGCCTCGAGCTACAGCTCGGGCGAGCACGTGACCTTCTTCGAATCGGGCACGCCGATGGCGCCCTGGGTGCGCTCGCAGCGGCTGTCGGTGGGCTGCCGCATCTCGCACGCCCACCTGCTGGCCTCGGCCGCGATCCCCTTCGTCTTTCCGGCCACGGCGCTGCCGATGGAGGGCCACACCGAGTACTTCGGCGACGGCTCGATGCGCCAGTCGGCACCGATCGCCGCGGCCATCCACCTGGGCGCGCAGCGCATCGTGGTCATCGGCGCGGGCCGCATGCACGAGCCGCGCGAGGCGCCCGCGCCCAACACCCACAGCGGCTATCCGACCATGGCGCAGATCGCGGGCCATGCGCTGTCGAGCATCTTCCTCGACGCGCTCGCGGTCGACATCGAGCGCCTGCGCCGCATCAACCACACGCTGGGCCTGATCCCCGAGGAGGCGCGCGCCGCGAGCGCGCTGCGCCCGATCGACCTGCTGGTGATCTCGCCCTCGGAACGCCTCGACGTGATCGCCGCGCGCCACGTCGACGCCCTGCCCGGCGCCGTGCGCCACCTGCTCGGCGGCTCGCAGGTCGCGGCCGACGTCAAGGGCGGCGCGCTCGCGAGCTACCTGCTGTTCGAGTCGGGCTACACGCGCGAGCTGATGGCGCTCGGGCATGCCGATGCGATGCGGCAGCGCGAGGAGGTGCTGCGCTTCTTCGGTTGGGAGGAGACGAGGCAGCCCGAATCGATGGCCGCCTGA